From the Argentina anserina chromosome 3, drPotAnse1.1, whole genome shotgun sequence genome, the window ACTGATGAAGTATCCCTTGACCAAATTCTTATGTgcacaaaaatttatttagttTGATTAAGTACTACCATGAAGAACAAAGAGAGTAGCATTGATCGAAGACAGGTTTTAGAACTTACAGAATTCCTTTTCCTCTCGAAAGCAAGGTAGGGGTGTTGGCTCACAGTATTCATATTAACTCCATGCAAGATTACGCATCATTCCTCCAATTGGTTCATACTTCATAGCACTTGAATAATTATCTaatctctaattttctcttgTTCCTTTACAGTTAGCATTATACGAAACACTTCAGGTTACATACGTCAAAGAATTAGTGAACTTAACCATTGTGTTATTAAACATCTGGTCAATGACTCAATGTTAATGTTGTTAATTAGTTACCTTTCCAAATCACATTGTTCACCCTCTGAAAACTATTAATTGGCAACAACGAAGCCATAATATGTAGCACGAAATCCATCAAGTAATTTATAGTGCTCATGAATGGCACAAATGCATTATTAGTACATGGAACTTGGAAAGCCTGCGGTAGAAAGCTAGGAGACCTTACGATTACCAACACGCATGCATGCAATGCCCTTCAAACTTTCCTATGTATCTGTGCTCTTTAAATCTAACAGCCTGCGGAGGCTGAAAGTTGTTATGATCCTTCAACTCTATATATACCAATGTACTTTCAAGTGTGAGACAGAACGAAAACGCACCACAATCTAAAGATGTGGAAGTAAGGAAGCTGAAGAACTCTGAGAAATCTAGAGAGAAACACAGATATGGAAGAACCAGAGGTTGTATTTGCACCGGAGAAAATGATAAAGCATTACAGTAGCAATCAGAAGATACTGTTGGTGGGTGAGGGCAACTTCTCTTTTGCTGCTTGTTTAGCCAAAATATTTGGATCTGCGAAGAACATGGTTGCCACTTCTCTTGACTCCAAAGGTAACAAGAATGTGGTTTGATTACTGCTGCCTGCACATATGATATGTTTTGGAATTTTGAGACTGAACTTGTTCCCTCTGATGCTAATTGCAGAGTCTGTAATTGTCAAATACTCAACTGCAGCAGCAAGTAACTTGAAGGAATTAGAGGACATGGAATGCGTACTCTTGCATGAGGTGGATGTCCACACCATGAGACAGCACCCTCTTCTAGTTGATCAACTGTTTGATCGCATAGTGTTTAATTTTCCTCATGCTGGTTTTGTTTTCAGGGAACATGACCAATTCCAGATCAAGTAAGTCTAAACAGAATGGATCAATATATGAACTGTCTTATTCAAATCGAAGTACTTTGAACTATTTCAGAAAATCGCTACGAAAGTGTTAATCTTCAAAAGGGCATTTGGCACTTCTAAAATCACTACAAATCAAGTCTTAAAATGATATTCACTTTATTCATCTAGACTAAAAATAGCTACTTAAATGCTGCAACATGAATTTTCCTCCGAGTAAGAATTGAATCAtcgacttttttttttcaggctGCATCAGGATTTGGTGAGGGGATTCTTTGCCAGTGCATATGAAATGCTGAATGAAAGTGGACAAGTTCATGTGACTCACAAAACCGCATATCCATTCAATAAGTGGGAGATTGTGAAGTTAGCAGAAGAGGCTGGGTTATATCTAGTTGAAGAAGCAGCGTTTTCAATCTGGGATTATCCCGGCTATATAAACATGAGAGGAAGCGGGCACAGTTGCGACCAAACATTTCCTGTTGGACAATGTAGCACCTTCAAATTTGTCAAGGCTCGGCGTCTTGAATTTTCATTTACCAGATGATGATCTAAATAGAAAATCCTTGGACTTGTTTACAATAGCAATGTACTTGATTTGATTTCAAACTTAGATCACATTGAAGAAatgatttctttctttctcagaTTAAACTATTCTGAACTAGAGATGGAAGAACAACATTAAGGCACATTAAAACCAGAAAGGACCAAACAATGTTCAAATGGATTTAAAAGAACAAGTTGAGGTTTAAGGCAATATATGAAAGTGCTTATTGTTAAAAAATTGAACTACAGTATCCTGCTATTCATAGTCCATACTCCATAGTCCATACCGAAGTCTTGGTCTTTCAATAATTCAATTAACATAAAAATTCACTATATTTTAAAGTAAAGAACGCAGTAGTGTACTCCATTGCTTGTGATGCCAATTCTTTTTCGAGTTGGGTAGGCGTGTCGGTGCTTTGTGTTGCCTTATGTCAATTTCCTAGTCAATAtctgaacttttttttttatcttattgTCTTTAAAAGAATCAAGCGATAACTCACTAGTATGGTAGTAATTGAGTACAACAGAACAGAGAAAGTTACAAAAGCATAACTGAAGCGTCATCATGGTTTTTTATTCAAACATCATTATTAAAGACATACAGGAATAGAGAAAATGTACCAAAGAGGCAAAGACAGTCCTCAAAAGTATGAAACTTGAAGAAGTCTAAGAAAACTAAACCAAAAGAAGCTCGAATCCATGGGGGAGGCTGTTGCAGACAGTGAACAGGAGAAACGGATTGTGCATTACAGCAGCAATCAGAAGATACTGTTAGTTGGTGAGGGCaacttctctttttcttcttgtttggCAAAAGAATTTGGTTCTGCTACAAACATGGTTGCCACTTCCCTCGACTCCAGAGGTAATACTAATACGGTACAAGTTTTTTGTATCAATTCAATCACAGTACAATATATACTTCTGTCTTTGAGACTAAGATGCTTTGGATTGGTGCTAATTGCAGAGTCAGTATTGGCCAAGTATTCAAATGCAGCACCAAGGAACTTGGCAGAATTGGAGGGCATGGGATGTGTTA encodes:
- the LOC126786966 gene encoding uncharacterized protein At4g26485-like, with the protein product MEEPEVVFAPEKMIKHYSSNQKILLVGEGNFSFAACLAKIFGSAKNMVATSLDSKESVIVKYSTAAASNLKELEDMECVLLHEVDVHTMRQHPLLVDQLFDRIVFNFPHAGFVFREHDQFQIKLHQDLVRGFFASAYEMLNESGQVHVTHKTAYPFNKWEIVKLAEEAGLYLVEEAAFSIWDYPGYINMRGSGHSCDQTFPVGQCSTFKFVKARRLEFSFTR